Proteins encoded by one window of Gemmatimonadota bacterium:
- the gspG gene encoding type II secretion system major pseudopilin GspG → MPLPLVRTLRSARRGFTLIEILVVIVVIAILATMVAPNIFQHVGAAKSATATSQIEMMGTALDAYRLDNGRYPTTQQGLQALWEMPQADPPPNWRGPYLRKAIPLDPWGAAYLYLAPGEVNPGGYDLQSLGADGRPGGSGEDADVQSWK, encoded by the coding sequence ATGCCACTTCCCCTCGTCCGCACGCTCCGCTCCGCCCGCCGCGGCTTCACGCTGATCGAGATCCTCGTGGTGATCGTGGTGATCGCGATTCTCGCCACGATGGTCGCGCCGAACATCTTCCAGCATGTCGGTGCCGCCAAGTCGGCCACAGCCACCTCGCAGATCGAGATGATGGGGACCGCCCTCGATGCCTACCGCCTCGACAACGGCCGCTATCCGACCACGCAGCAGGGGTTGCAGGCGCTCTGGGAGATGCCGCAGGCCGATCCGCCGCCGAACTGGCGCGGCCCCTATCTCCGGAAGGCGATCCCGCTCGATCCCTGGGGCGCAGCGTATCTCTACCTCGCCCCGGGTGAGGTGAATCCCGGTGGCTACGATCTGCAGAGCCTCGGCGCCGACGGCCGCCCCGGTGGCTCGGGCGAGGACGCCGACGTTCAGAGCTGGAAGTAG
- a CDS encoding type II secretion system F family protein has protein sequence MPNFAYRAVDAAGKRSRGELPAANAALLTRSLEERGLLVLEVAEAAPAGGKGGGSGSRRDVLEVTRALGSLLPVGMPLAQALQAASGVASGVVQSAILDVRERVERGDPLSAALAAHPRLFSPLYVGLVRAGERSGDLDSAFGRLAIQLERDEQLRGRVLSAAIYPMLLAAAGTSAILVLVFYVLPQFVGLLQGSGAELPRSTAALLWISSTMRRFWPVLLAIPAIGAMLVTWVRTTPAGKRAWSQFLLAVPLISTLRQYALAARFARLVGVLLGGGAPLLTALDDTIESLDDPLARDDATRIRARVREGVALRAAVADSPLYPPLLAQLIGVGEDAGELRAFLLKAAEIFEERTERATQRLATLAEPAMIMIFGVIVAFVALSLLQAIYGINANSFK, from the coding sequence ATGCCGAACTTCGCCTACCGTGCGGTGGACGCCGCCGGGAAACGGAGCCGTGGGGAACTCCCTGCCGCCAACGCTGCGCTGCTGACCCGCTCCCTCGAGGAGCGGGGCCTGCTGGTGCTCGAGGTGGCCGAGGCGGCTCCTGCGGGCGGGAAGGGCGGCGGCAGCGGCTCCCGGCGCGACGTGCTCGAGGTGACGCGCGCGCTCGGCTCGCTCCTTCCCGTCGGCATGCCGCTGGCGCAGGCGCTTCAAGCGGCCTCCGGTGTCGCCTCCGGCGTGGTGCAGTCGGCCATTCTCGATGTGCGCGAGCGCGTCGAACGCGGTGACCCGCTCTCGGCGGCATTGGCGGCCCATCCGCGCCTCTTCTCGCCACTCTACGTCGGGCTGGTGCGGGCCGGCGAACGCTCCGGCGATCTCGACAGCGCCTTCGGCCGACTGGCCATCCAGCTCGAACGCGACGAGCAACTCCGCGGTCGCGTCCTGTCGGCCGCGATCTATCCGATGTTGCTCGCCGCGGCGGGCACCTCGGCGATTCTCGTACTGGTCTTCTATGTGTTGCCGCAGTTCGTCGGCCTGCTGCAGGGGAGCGGCGCCGAGCTGCCGCGCTCCACCGCGGCGCTGCTCTGGATCTCGAGCACCATGCGCCGCTTCTGGCCTGTCCTGCTGGCCATTCCGGCGATCGGCGCCATGCTGGTGACGTGGGTGCGCACGACGCCGGCCGGCAAGCGTGCCTGGTCGCAGTTCCTGCTCGCCGTCCCGCTGATCAGCACGCTGCGCCAGTATGCGCTCGCGGCGCGCTTTGCCCGCCTGGTTGGCGTGCTGCTCGGCGGCGGCGCGCCGCTGCTGACGGCGCTCGACGACACCATCGAGTCACTCGACGACCCGCTCGCTCGCGACGATGCCACCCGCATCCGGGCGCGCGTGCGCGAGGGCGTGGCGCTGCGCGCGGCCGTGGCCGACTCGCCGCTCTATCCGCCGCTGCTGGCGCAGTTGATCGGCGTCGGCGAGGACGCCGGCGAGTTGCGCGCCTTCCTGCTCAAGGCCGCGGAGATCTTCGAGGAGCGCACCGAGCGCGCCACCCAGCGTCTGGCGACGCTTGCCGAACCGGCGATGATCATGATCTTCGGCGTGATCGTCGCCTTCGTGGCGCTCTCGCTCCTGCAGGCGATCTACGGCATCAACGCGAACTCGTTCAAGTGA
- a CDS encoding GspH/FimT family pseudopilin: MTSRRGFTLLEMSITLAVLLIASGLVVPALVDFGQTPARRTAGALIELLTTARHIAIDSNVTVTVVLDPETGRYRADSTGLLGSGPVSEGEVAFDGLEELVTESARLTWRFRPDGGALGDTVVVRGQEGSLVLSVDRWNGVARTDAQ; encoded by the coding sequence GTGACCAGCCGCCGCGGCTTCACCCTGCTCGAGATGTCGATCACCCTCGCGGTGCTGTTGATCGCGTCGGGGTTGGTCGTCCCCGCGCTGGTGGACTTCGGGCAGACGCCTGCACGGCGCACCGCCGGTGCCTTGATCGAGTTGCTGACCACGGCGCGTCACATCGCCATCGACAGCAACGTGACGGTGACGGTGGTGCTCGATCCGGAGACCGGCCGCTATCGCGCCGATTCGACGGGACTGTTGGGGAGTGGCCCAGTCAGCGAGGGCGAGGTGGCGTTCGACGGGCTCGAGGAACTCGTCACCGAGTCCGCACGCCTCACCTGGCGCTTTCGTCCCGACGGCGGCGCGCTCGGCGACACGGTGGTCGTTCGCGGCCAGGAAGGGAGCCTCGTGCTCTCGGTCGATCGCTGGAACGGCGTGGCGAGGACCGATGCGCAATAA
- a CDS encoding type II secretion system protein: MRNNRGVTLFETVAAMTLVAITAVSAMAAVGAELRTAEKARHTLEAEALATTRLDQLALLTDRELLSLPDTVAKGEFEEPLADYSWETTSAASNAQAGVYDVVVTVRWPTGEYAITSALYRRPAVPSAR; this comes from the coding sequence ATGCGCAATAACCGCGGCGTGACGCTGTTCGAGACCGTCGCGGCGATGACACTGGTCGCGATCACCGCCGTGAGCGCGATGGCGGCGGTGGGCGCCGAACTGCGCACCGCCGAGAAGGCGCGCCACACGCTGGAGGCGGAGGCGCTGGCCACGACGCGACTCGACCAGCTCGCCCTGCTCACCGATCGCGAGCTCCTCTCGCTGCCGGACACAGTCGCGAAGGGCGAGTTCGAGGAGCCGCTCGCCGACTACTCGTGGGAGACCACCTCGGCGGCGTCCAACGCCCAGGCGGGCGTGTACGACGTCGTCGTCACCGTCCGCTGGCCGACCGGCGAGTACGCGATCACCTCGGCGCTCTATCGACGCCCCGCCGTCCCGAGCGCGCGATGA
- a CDS encoding prepilin-type N-terminal cleavage/methylation domain-containing protein: MSTGNRRGLTLLELTISLALTGMMALIGFSAFSGVIDRRRTVVEATMATERAASLRTLLHGWLLPAQIQAQSGGTPRQAGGRGGATIQPMQVSSVQAVTPAVISGDELRFTTTAENPAGAPSATMRLFIDDDEKTPEVGLTVEYQANAQSPLQRQQLDAGIAGITVEYLDSRTNRWYPAVGAAAITPRAMRLTLAAAEGDSLPGLLLVPLVVPTAQQGQAAVAGAAGGAGAIGGGGFGGGGRGNGGGGGRGNGGRGGGGGGGGRGPGGGGGPGGGGAPPGGPVVGRGGGGQ, translated from the coding sequence ATGAGCACCGGCAATCGTCGCGGGCTCACGCTGCTCGAGCTGACCATCTCGCTGGCCCTCACGGGCATGATGGCACTGATCGGCTTCTCCGCGTTCAGCGGCGTCATCGACCGCCGACGGACCGTGGTCGAGGCGACGATGGCGACGGAGCGCGCCGCGTCACTGCGCACGCTGCTGCACGGTTGGCTCCTCCCGGCACAGATCCAGGCCCAGAGTGGCGGAACGCCGCGCCAAGCGGGCGGACGCGGCGGTGCCACGATCCAGCCGATGCAGGTGTCGAGCGTCCAGGCCGTGACCCCTGCGGTCATCAGCGGCGATGAGCTGCGCTTCACCACGACCGCGGAGAATCCGGCCGGTGCGCCCTCGGCCACGATGCGCCTCTTCATCGACGACGACGAGAAGACCCCGGAGGTCGGCCTCACGGTGGAGTATCAGGCCAACGCGCAGTCGCCGCTCCAACGGCAGCAACTCGACGCCGGAATCGCGGGCATCACGGTGGAGTACCTCGACAGTCGCACCAATCGCTGGTATCCCGCAGTCGGCGCCGCTGCCATCACGCCGCGCGCGATGCGGCTCACGCTGGCCGCGGCGGAGGGCGACTCCCTCCCGGGGCTGCTCCTGGTGCCACTCGTGGTACCGACGGCGCAGCAGGGGCAGGCGGCCGTCGCTGGCGCGGCGGGAGGCGCCGGCGCCATCGGTGGTGGCGGCTTCGGTGGTGGTGGTCGCGGCAACGGCGGCGGCGGAGGCAGAGGCAACGGCGGGCGTGGTGGTGGCGGTGGCGGTGGCGGGCGCGGCCCTGGCGGCGGCGGGGGGCCAGGCGGAGGTGGTGCGCCTCCCGGTGGTCCGGTCGTTGGTCGCGGCGGGGGTGGCCAATGA
- a CDS encoding general secretion pathway protein GspK — MIRNRRGVAMLAAMWLILGISIVALQFALSGKERRVLALAAADRGQGRGIALAALANVQAQLDQAARSQASGNAALAVTRSGDPWMGVDSIYSGVVMLDEHEVAVRARDLGAQLNINTANEDQLRLLFQAVLRDAGLTERLVQRILDWRDVDDLPRLNSAERDAYLKAGALVLPANRPFRDVAELAMVDGMTPQILDLMSPYLRVYGQGTINLNSAPEAVLRSIPGMTPQILSNVLAQRSRGMRIASVASVVPGGHRRARERRISDRRTDRGAGSGRYTRGGSDDCGDCGAKRPADQGDGAAAAQRPERDPHVGALMAGARGVALSATEALLLGVDGRAGRLSLAEAAPEAAAWPALESALREWGEAPGRESLAIALLPPLAEVRSIPLPPLGDDDVQQLLARSGGRYFLAARGTQVIGVMPRGRGEGELPRVAAAASARLITAIEGAARAAGWSGVTIVPAEAAWAAAAGAMWPARSRGVVGLVVAEADRTLLIESLAGRLQAVRRFRAGDRDAVLLADALRPLDAVAVVGHESLRGTVVRALASMGLSVQPISEEWSGLASDPAALAAAMASAVETPRLASASQRVSQAAQIRRLAWQLGAAALVLLVAAAAFELIGARRQLSAIQSARAEVAPAVQATLVGRSSMEVAYRRIADVVTAERTAPAWSSILADFAARVPEDAHLTGFRARGDSLVVDGLAGSASLVFQSLEESPALANLRASAPVRRQAPEGSDPMERFTISAVRRGLGGVSP, encoded by the coding sequence ATGATCCGCAATCGTCGCGGCGTGGCGATGCTCGCTGCCATGTGGCTGATCCTCGGCATCTCGATTGTCGCGCTGCAGTTTGCCTTGAGCGGCAAGGAGCGTCGCGTGCTCGCGCTCGCCGCGGCTGATCGCGGGCAGGGTCGCGGGATTGCCCTCGCCGCACTGGCGAATGTGCAGGCACAGCTCGATCAGGCGGCACGCAGTCAGGCCTCGGGCAACGCCGCGCTCGCCGTGACGCGCTCGGGCGATCCGTGGATGGGCGTCGATTCGATCTACTCGGGCGTCGTGATGCTCGATGAGCACGAGGTGGCCGTTCGGGCACGCGACCTTGGCGCGCAGCTGAACATCAACACCGCCAACGAGGATCAACTCCGCCTCCTCTTCCAGGCCGTGCTGCGCGACGCCGGACTGACCGAACGGCTGGTCCAGCGGATCCTCGATTGGCGCGACGTCGATGACTTGCCGCGGCTCAACAGCGCCGAGCGTGATGCGTATCTGAAGGCAGGTGCGCTGGTGTTGCCGGCCAATCGGCCCTTCCGCGACGTGGCGGAACTGGCGATGGTCGACGGGATGACACCGCAGATTCTCGACCTGATGTCGCCCTATCTCCGTGTGTATGGGCAGGGCACCATCAACTTGAATAGTGCGCCGGAAGCGGTCCTCCGCTCGATCCCGGGGATGACACCGCAGATCCTGTCGAACGTGCTGGCGCAGCGGTCGCGCGGGATGCGAATCGCCTCGGTGGCCTCGGTCGTCCCCGGGGGCCACCGGCGGGCGCGGGAGCGCAGGATCAGTGATCGCCGGACAGATCGGGGCGCTGGCAGTGGTCGATACACGCGAGGTGGAAGTGACGATTGTGGCGACTGCGGGGCCAAGCGCCCTGCCGATCAAGGTGACGGCGCTGCTGCAGCGCAACGGCCAGAGCGCGACCCTCACGTGGGTGCGCTGATGGCCGGCGCGCGCGGAGTGGCGCTGTCGGCGACGGAGGCCCTCCTCCTCGGGGTCGATGGTCGGGCGGGGCGTCTCTCGCTCGCCGAGGCCGCGCCGGAAGCTGCCGCGTGGCCGGCGCTCGAGTCGGCGTTGCGGGAGTGGGGTGAAGCACCGGGGCGCGAGTCGCTCGCCATCGCCCTGTTGCCGCCGCTCGCCGAAGTGCGCTCGATTCCGCTCCCGCCCCTTGGCGACGATGACGTGCAGCAATTGCTGGCCCGATCCGGTGGCCGCTATTTCCTCGCCGCGCGCGGCACCCAGGTGATCGGCGTGATGCCGCGCGGACGGGGCGAGGGTGAGCTGCCCCGGGTCGCCGCGGCGGCCTCGGCACGGCTCATCACCGCCATCGAAGGTGCCGCCCGCGCCGCAGGGTGGTCGGGCGTGACGATCGTCCCGGCCGAGGCGGCATGGGCCGCGGCTGCAGGAGCGATGTGGCCCGCGCGATCCCGCGGGGTCGTGGGGTTAGTCGTCGCCGAGGCGGATCGCACCCTGCTGATCGAGAGCCTCGCGGGACGATTGCAGGCGGTGCGTCGCTTCCGTGCCGGCGATCGGGATGCCGTGTTGTTGGCCGACGCCCTGCGCCCGCTCGATGCGGTCGCGGTGGTCGGTCACGAGTCACTGCGCGGCACGGTGGTTCGGGCGCTCGCGTCGATGGGTCTCTCGGTGCAGCCAATCTCCGAAGAGTGGAGCGGGCTCGCGAGTGACCCCGCGGCGCTCGCCGCGGCGATGGCGTCGGCGGTCGAGACGCCCCGGCTGGCCAGTGCCTCGCAGCGCGTGTCGCAGGCGGCACAGATTCGGCGACTCGCCTGGCAACTCGGTGCCGCGGCCTTGGTCCTGTTGGTCGCCGCCGCCGCGTTCGAGTTGATCGGTGCGCGCCGGCAACTCAGCGCGATTCAATCGGCTCGTGCGGAGGTGGCACCCGCGGTGCAGGCGACGCTGGTCGGGCGCTCGTCGATGGAGGTGGCGTATCGCCGGATCGCCGACGTGGTGACTGCGGAACGGACGGCGCCGGCATGGTCGAGTATTCTGGCGGACTTCGCGGCCCGGGTCCCCGAGGATGCCCACCTCACCGGCTTCCGTGCCCGCGGTGATTCGTTGGTGGTGGATGGCCTGGCGGGGAGTGCCTCGCTGGTCTTCCAGTCGCTCGAGGAGTCGCCGGCGCTCGCCAACCTCCGCGCCTCGGCCCCGGTGCGGCGTCAGGCACCGGAAGGGAGCGACCCGATGGAGCGGTTCACCATTTCGGCAGTGCGCCGCGGCCTGGGTGGGGTGAGCCCATGA